The following coding sequences lie in one Leishmania donovani BPK282A1 complete genome, chromosome 11 genomic window:
- a CDS encoding proteasome alpha 7 subunit, putative, with product MSYDRAITVFSPDGHLFQVEYAQEAVKKGLAAVGVLGSDCVVIAVEKKSAVKLQDSRTIRKIYKVDAHIYLAFAGLSADARVLINKAQLECQRFSLNYEDTIDVDMLVRYVAGVQQKSTQSGGSRPFGVATVIGGFNEDGKPHLWKTDPSGMCSAWRAVAIGRHDQTVIEYMEKNYKDGMSRDECVHFAIKSLLEVVESGSRNIELLVLQYKEERYLTEEELQKFVVEVEKEREEEAAKKKRQAEQE from the coding sequence CGGTCTTCTCCCCGGACGGGCATCTCTTTCAGGTCGAGTACGCTCAGGAAGCCGTGAAGAAGGGCTTGGCGGCGGTCGGCGTGCTCGGCAGCGACTGCGTTGTGATCGCGGTGGAGAAGAAGTCAGCTGTCAAGCTGCAGGACAGCCGCACCATCCGTAAGATCTACAAAGTGGATGCGCACATCTACCTCGCCTTTGCCGGCCTTTCCGCcgacgcgcgcgtgctcatCAACAAGGCCCAGCTCGAGTGCCAGCGCTTCTCGCTCAACTACGAGGACACCATCGACGTGGACATGCTCGTGCGCTACGTGGCCGGGGTGCAGCAGAAGTCGACGCAGAGCGGCGGAAGCCGCCCGTTCGGCGTGGCCACGGTGATTGGGGGATTCAACGAGGACGGCAAGCCACACCTATGGAAGACAGACCCATCTGGCATGTGCTCTGCCTGGCGTGCCGTCGCCATCGGCCGCCACGACCAGACGGTGATTGAGTACATGGAGAAGAACTACAAGGATGGCATGTCGCGCGACGAATGTGTGCACTTCGCGATCAAGTCGCTGCTGGAGGTAGTGGAGAGCGGCTCGCGCAACATCGAGCTGCTGGTACTGCAGTACAAGGAGGAGCGCTACCTGACcgaggaagagctgcagaAGTTTGtcgtggaggtggagaaggaaagggaagaggaagcagcgaagaagaagcgccaGGCAGAGCAGGAGTAG
- a CDS encoding NADH-cytochrome b5 reductase-like protein: MFNDVNKGYVARVTAAVATAFGMSYAVYTLVLQPTQQRRPLAKRWSWCAPPVPITLVEKNREKGSSMFVYRFALPNSYDYAGYEPVSSVRMMSGNVRELSSLSRWYTPISHPDERGFIEFAIKDCDPGRMSARLRYLEPGDIVYLGRWMREFPYQPNTFKELGVVCTTSGASVALQLMNIMDKNKADDTKLSLLYCHHTATDIPFKDTFFKAYAEHNKNRIQVSYNVLAGGRRRGSAAPIEPNMYVGNIDPETIAAALPPPVRIVEAGAGVGSGTASQLATYRPQLLICGPQSMLAFLCGRVSSFGNYGYWQGPFYRYSGFLKDMGYTRSQVYKFGVSTHFLADH; the protein is encoded by the coding sequence ATGTTCAACGACGTGAATAAGGGCTACGTGGCCCGCGTgacagccgccgtcgccacggcgTTTGGTATGAGCTACGCGGTGTACAcgctcgtgctgcagccCACGCAACAACGTCGGCCGCTGGCGAAGCGGTGGAGCTGGTGTgcaccgccggtgccgatCACACTGGTGGAGAAGAACAGggagaagggcagcagcaTGTTCGTGTACCGCTTCGCTTTGCCGAACAGTTACGACTACGCCGGGTATGAGCCGGTCAGCTCTGTCCGGATGATGAGTGGGAACGTGCGCGAgctctcctcgctctcccgGTGGTACACCCCGATCAGCCACCCCGACGAACGCGGCTTCATCGAGTTCGCGATCAAGGACTGTGATCCCGGCCGCATGTCTGCTCGCCTGCGCTACCTCGAGCCGGGAGACATCGTTTATCTCGGGCGATGGATGCGGGAGTTCCCATACCAGCCGAACACCTTCAAGGAGCTCGGCGTAGTGTGCACCACTTCCGGCGCctccgtggcgctgcagctcatgAACATCATGGACAAGAACAAGGCCGATGACACCAAGCTCAGCCTCCTCTACTGCCACCACACAGCCACCGACATTCCGTTCAAGGATACCTTCTTCAAGGCGTATGCAGAGCACAACAAGAACCGTATTCAGGTCTCGTACAACGTGTTGGCCGGTGGACGGCGAAGGGggagcgccgcgccgatcGAGCCGAACATGTACGTTGGTAACATCGACCCTGAAACAAttgcggcagcgctgccgccgccggtgcgcatTGTGgaggccggcgccggcgtcggcagtGGCACCGCGTCGCAGCTCGCGACGTACCGCCCTCAGCTGCTCATCTGTGGGCCGCAGTCGATGCTGGCATTTCTGTGTGGTCGCGTCAGCTCCTTCGGAAACTACGGCTACTGGCAGGGGCCCTTCTATCGCTACTCTGGCTTCCTCAAAGACATGGGCTACACCCGCTCTCAAGTGTACAAGTTCGGCGTTTCGACACACTTCCTCGCAGATCATTGA
- a CDS encoding protein kinase, putative, which produces MSTSEAEGSISGSGTLRGRACASGGAGKFDKAMKMYQKSMAIRRRLKSMASSTTRSLGDRDDDGFGGGALNEESAAAQTSLSPLRGPMLRSSTQITRVAPASSIASLASPQHSRVLPEMAFGVATASERTAMASQPAIALDAGSSVETRSSMAASMLYSHVPLPALNSFKRLSDLPDVERETAPSSSSPFSLAIPSRGRTKGGSGNRHKKVDASGGENDAVWRKRSPTCSAHLDFPYRFSAERQRTASRHNSGGTSEGFGVGIHKYAGQPSTSTVDSPLLSPMPSFHQMMGRSYDVPALNAIFRGFSNGVDRWQQDSRLLRSPPSPTHATMPAAPPTSVPSVSTSLQLSSSLVSKMSVPPPAAAVTRQIPTVSVSSSAETTAAADAHAMPAVNDAFSYLGPRLSAQAPSRKDRSNSYPADKARPEASGRSTVEGRDGVHASGSLPLVKTMASAPNLKPNEASVLPLGPPPLDESSAATTTTAQFYSTALLAKTFDGAQYLNDYILLNEIGSGSTGRVVLAFSTSMNKSVAIKIILKPKEKYRLQHRVSASPSTSVLGQHSSGGAFSGGRAATALATTTPEAMQNFKSSSSSARRRSKHRQTPSTPFTTAADKTRNLQREVEVMKDLNHPSIVRLYEVINDPKANSLFLVLQYVDNGAVAQLDSTGHIRAPLHPWTVLPIAAQISDGLVYLHEQHIVHRDIKPENILVNRDGHAFLADFGVAELMCAKAGQPTAATLTYQGTPLFMAPEIYAGVDDEDRDEDAEQAPGRCTRRRSSNDADESSNMTASPLCEERRDSRVIDPFALDVWALGVTFYTLLIGHVPFTSMHQISQTVEKGVNIPASLPEQWRTVLRRMMEPRQELRISSAELCHMLHAMLAEQEAAEVRAGGRSRKASLSTRSRSATLGNPRKASHQCCAEGRMARSASLAADAEEESMNLGSSSSSDESGTSGYSKGILGLSITSVGLNILRPTRIRKKQELSCRES; this is translated from the coding sequence ATGAGCACCAGCGAGGCAGAAGGCAGCATCAGCGGGAGCGGCACCCTGAGAGGCCGTGCCTGTGCGAGTGGTGGGGCAGGCAAGTTCGACAAGGCAATGAAGATGTACCAAAAGTCTATGGCGATTAGGCGGCGCCTGAAGAGCATGGCAAGTAGCACCACGCGCTCACTTGGCGACAGAGATGATGACGgtttcggcggcggcgcactcAATGaagagagcgccgccgctcagACCTCATTGAGCCCGCTGCGCGGGCCGATGCTCCGTTCATCGACCCAAATCACGCGCGTGGCGCCCGCGTCATCTATCGCGTCCTTGGCCTCTCCGCAGCATTCACGGGTGCTGCCGGAAATGGCCTTCGGCGTCGCGACCGCGTCTGAGCGGACAGCGATGGCTTCGCAACCTGCCATCGCACTTGATGCCGGGTCGTCCGTTGAGACGCGCTCGTCAATGGCAGCGTCGATGTTGTACTCGCacgtgccgctgcctgctCTCAACTCATTCAAGCGCCTCTCCGACCTGCCTGACGTCGAGCGGGAAACGGCGCCATCTTCCTCATCTCCATTCTCTCTGGCCATCCCATCGCGAGGCCGCACGaaaggcggcagtggcaaTCGCCACAAAAAGGTggacgccagcggcggcgagaaCGACGCAGTGTGGCGGAAGAGAAGCCCCACCTGCAGCGCCCACCTAGACTTCCCCTATCGCTTCTCTGCCGAGCGACAACGCACTGCGTCGCGGCACAACAGCGGCGGAACGAGCGAGGGCTTTGGCGTCGGCATCCACAAGTATGCTGGCCAGCCCTCAACCTCGACAGTAgactcgccgctgctgtcccCGATGCCGTCCTTTCACCAGATGATGGGCCGCTCCTACGATGTGCCCGCACTGAACGCGATTTTCCGTGGCTTCAGCAACGGTGTCGATCGGTGGCAGCAGGACAGCAGATTGCTGCGgtcgccgccttcaccaACTCATGCCACCAtgccagccgcgccacccacGTCGGTGCCATCAGTGTCGACAAGCCTACAGCTTTCATCCTCACTCGTCTCAAAGATGTCTGTGCCGCcccctgcagctgcggtgaCAAGGCAGATACCCACGGTATCGGTGTCATCATCGGCAGAgactacagcagcagcagatgcgcatGCAATGCCGGCAGTCAACGACGCCTTTTCGTACCTGGGGCCACGCCTttcggcgcaggcgccgtCAAGGAAAGATCGAAGCAACTCGTACCCGGCCGATAAGGCGCGCCCAGAAGCGAGCGGACGCAGCACGGTCGAAGGCCGTGATGGTGTGCACGCGAGCGGATCTCTCCCGCTGGTCAAGACGATGGCGTCGGCTCCGAACCTCAAGCCAAACGAAGCGAGCGTTCTACCGctggggccgccgccgctggacgagagctcggcagcgacgacaacAACGGCGCAGTTTTACTCCACCGCCTTGTTGGCGAAGACGTTCGACGGTGCTCAGTACCTCAATGACTACATTCTACTGAACGAAATCGGCAGTGGATCCACAGGGCGCGTCGTTCTGGCGTTCAGCACGAGCATGAACAAGAGTGTTGCCATCAAGATCATTCTGAAGCCGAAAGAGAAGTACCGGTTGCAGCACCGCGTGTCGGCTTCCCCGTCCACGTCCGTGCTCgggcagcacagcagcggggGAGCTTTTAGTGGGGGAagagcagcgactgcgcTGGCTACAACGACACCCGAAGCCATGCAGAACTTCAAGTCATCGTCCTCTTCGGCTCGGAGGCGGAGCAAGCACCGCCAGACACCGTCGACCCCGttcacgacggcggcggacaAGACGCGTAACCTGCAGCGCGAAGTCGAGGTTATGAAGGACCTCAATCACCCCAGTATTGTTCGTCTTTACGAGGTCATCAACGACCCCAAGGCGAACTCCCTCTTCCTGGTCCTACAGTACGTGGATAACGGCGCTGTCGCGCAGCTCGACTCGACTGGACATATTCGAGCTCCGTTGCACCCGTGGACCGTTCTGCCGATCGCAGCACAAATCAGTGACGGTCTCGTGTACCTTCATGAGCAGCATATTGTGCACCGTGATATCAAGCCCGAAAACATCCTCGTTAACCGCGACGGGCACGCCTTTCTCGCCGACTTCGGTGTCGCAGAGCTCATGTGCGCGAAGGCAGGCCAACCAACTGCCGCCACGCTCACCTATCAAGGCACACCACTGTTCATGGCTCCTGAAATCtacgccggcgtcgacgacgaagacAGAGACGAGGATGCGGAGCAAGCCCCAGGTCGGTGCACacggcggagaagcagcaaTGATGCTGACGAGAGCAGCAACATGACGGCGAGCCCCTTGTgcgaggagcggcgcgaCTCACGCGTGATCGACCCGTTTGCCCTCGACGTCTGGGCGCTAGGGGTCACCTTCTACACACTGCTCATCGGCCACGTGCCCTTCACATCCATGCACCAGATCTCGCAGACGGTTGAGAAGGGTGTGAACATACCAGCCTCGCTCCCAGAGCAGTGGCGCAccgtgctgcggcgcatgATGGAGCCGCGTCAAGAGCTGCGGATCTCCTCAGCTGAGCTGTGCCACATGCTGCACGCGATGCTAGCGGAGCAAGAGGCCGCAGAGGTGAGGGCTGGCGGACGCAGCCGGAAGGCATCGCTCAGCACACGCTCACGAAGCGCAACCCTCGGCAATCCTCGCAAAGCCTCTCACCAGTGTTGCGCCGAGGGTCGAATGGCGCGCAGTGCAAGTCTTGCTGCTGacgcggaagaggagagtATGAAccttggcagcagcagcagcagcgatgagaGCGGCACAAGCGGGTACAGCAAGGGCATCCTCGGCCTTAGCATCACCTCCGTCGGCCTCAACATCCTGCGACCGACACGAATCCGAAAAAAACAGGAGCTGAGTTGCAGGGAGAGCTAg